One region of Salvia miltiorrhiza cultivar Shanhuang (shh) chromosome 3, IMPLAD_Smil_shh, whole genome shotgun sequence genomic DNA includes:
- the LOC131018223 gene encoding uncharacterized protein LOC131018223, with the protein MQLPQLVLENGDYPSSIFGFGWDESSGAYKVFVVLRSRKLMGKVYSSNTNSWKTVEFFYFRLIYSKAHFVSGKLHWLIKNKDEVNVYEIVTFDLKEEFGVMKVPCDSKPVCLGVNEGRLTMIFRKKGTDFDARVRDYAIDVWVMKQDCWVKVTDGVVYEPCEILPSVAPFCAVDNAVIRLAHGSNFKIYDQARDDVHSQMKKIRVSLRKHFYIESLVSPKMLIFA; encoded by the exons ATGCAATTACCACAATTGGTATTAGAGAATGGAGACTACCCCTCGTCCATATTCGGATTCGGTTGGGATGAATCGAGCGGTGCATACAAGGTGTTTGTGGTTTTGCGTAGTAGAAAGTTAATGGGTAAAGTTTATAGTTCAAACACAAATTCATGGAAAACAGTCGAGTTTTTTTATTTCCGTTTGATATATAGTAAGGCGCATTTTGTGAGTGGAAAGCTTCATTGGCTCATTAAGAATAAAGATGAGGTGAATGTTTATGAAATTGTTACGTTTGATTTGAAGGAGGAGTTTGGAGTGATGAAGGTTCCATGTGACTCAAAACCAGTGTGCTTGGGCGTAAACGAGGGTCGCCTTACCATGATATTTAGAAAGAAGGGTACAGACTTTGATGCGCGGGTCAGGGACTACGCCATTGACGTGTGGGTAATGAAGCAGGATTGTTGGGTGAAAGTGACGGATGGTGTTGTTTATGAGCCTTGTGAAATTCTTCCATCCGTAGCCCCATTTTGCGCAGTCGACAATGCGGTGATTCGGCTAGCCCATGGGTCGAATTTTAAGATCTACGATCAAGCACGAGATGATGTGCATTCGCAGATGAAGAAAATTAGAGTTTCCTTGCGAAAGCATTTCTACATCGAAAGTTTAGTCTCTCCG AAAATGCTTATATTTGCttga
- the LOC131018224 gene encoding putative late blight resistance protein homolog R1A-10: protein MVAYAAVVSLMQTIHLIEHHPFPPISMDKQQVESLTETVMFLQEFLEGYKSPVAEGDEADQLEMRIADAAHEAEDAIESHIADQILPAVSRNERNRIGLFNCFRGLKKPQIDAPKITSADLYDSLRKVIQDMDVIKKQVTQIVADKAAVHSQLQRQISTSTSSLSRTNSTMMGSDDVMHQLMDKLTNRDPHRQVIPIVGMGGIGKTTLARNVYARFTNVHFDICAWVAISQHYDIKKLLCDILSQASNEWGSEKGRERLSRMREDEVGLALHKYLFGRRFLVVLDDMWSIEAWERMKSYFPDNDNRSRIMVTTRLSDLGSRLDNNNVVDMRFLDVESSWRLFYKVVFGGGSCPVELEKIGRNIVESCRGLPLSIVVMGGLLERLERTKECWESIKRSLNSGVKLENYDHCLKILKLSYNHMPIHLKPCFLYMGVFEEDSVIRVSTVVKLWVSEGFLNPMSGKSLETVARECLKELVDRNLIILVNELRYSTPHHIFCSASCSQLTGSMKYCKIHDSLRDLCLREAENERFYHVVGRHSPLGTCSQRRLVVIPRGTSKEKVRNAMKSTPHARSYISDHERVRGLSNLRLLRTLKAYEKVGYGIFGGHKHSVGEMFELVNLRLLVVKADRCPKLPSSISLLWSLQTLIVYCKGSDVKAPVEIWKMPQLRHVYLGLSLVTTFTALRLPDPPSDSVVVMENLQTLKCVRNFKCDEEMVGRIPNIRKLGLVYDRKGIEPRGVCNIECLQKLESFSCYCFRRDDILQKLTFPHSLRSLTLTLAYYGSVEDVLEKVSILPLLQKLKLESGWFRTGEWATVEGQFPSLKLLSLSWCKNLENWMMESSHFPCLEHLHLSWIDLKEIPAEVGEIPTLKSVRLVCCEESLVKSAKRMVEEQEESQGEVSIKVYVMLEKKSKELQSLADPNFQEFLEGYHSPYADSDEADPLEIRIADAAYAAEDVIDSIH, encoded by the exons ATGGTGGCTTATGCAGCTGTGGTTTCTCTTATGCAAACCATCCATCTGATCGAGCATCATCCATTCCCTCCAATTTCCATGGACAAACAACAAGTTGAATCTCTTACTGAAACTGTTATGTTCTTGCAGGAATTTCTTGAAGGTTACAAGTCCCCTGTTGCCGAGGGTGATGAAGCCGATCAGTTGGAGATGCGCATCGCAGATGCAGCTCATGAGGCTGAAGATGCTATCGAATCTCATATCGCCGATCAAATTCTTCCTGCTGTCTCTAGGAATGAAAGGAATCGGATTGGGTTGTTCAATTGCTTTCGAGGTCTAAAGAAGCCCCAAATTGATGCTCCAAAAATCACTTCCGCAGACTTGTACGATAGTCTGCGGAAGGTGATTCAAGATATGGATGTGATAAAGAAACAAGTGACGCAGATCGTTGCAGACAAGGCAGCAGTCCACTCTCAGCTGCAGAGACAAATATCAACGTCGACATCTTCTCTCTCTAGAACGAACAGCACCATGATGGGATCTGATGATGTCATGCATCAACTCATGGATAAGCTCACCAATAGAGATCCCCATCGCCAAGTCATTCCGATTGTAGGGATGGGAGGAATTGGTAAGACTACTCTTGCCAGAAATGTTTATGCACGATTTACTAATGTGcattttgatatttgtgcttgggTAGCAATTTCTCAACATTATGACATAAAAAAACTTCTTTGTGATATTCTATCTCAAGCCAGTAATGAATGGGGTAGTGAAAAAGGTCGTGAACGGCTGAGTAGAATGAGAGAAGATGAAGTAGGACTAGCACtccataaatatttatttggtaGAAGGTTTTTAGTTGTtttggatgatatgtggagtattGAAGCGTGGGAGAGAATGAAGAGCTATTTTCCTGACAATGATAATCGTAGTCGGATAATGGTGACAACTAGACTGTCAGATTTGGGATCACGATTGGATAACAATAATGTTGTTGATATGAGATTTTTGGATGTGGAAAGTAGCTGGAGGCTGTTTTACAAAGTTGTGTTTGGAGGGGGAAGTTGCCCCGTAGAATTGGAGAAAATTGGGAGGAATATTGTAGAGAGTTGTAGAGGACTTCCATTATCGATTGTTGTGATGGGAGGTCTTTTGGAAAGACTTGAACGAACTAAAGAATGTTGGGAGTCTATCAAGAGAAGCTTAAATTCAGGAGTGAAATTAGAGAACTATGATCATTGCTTGAAAATACTGAAATTGAGCTACAACCATATGCCGATTCATCTAAAGCCGTGCTTTCTATATATGGGAGTGTTTGAGGAAGATAGTGTAATTCGAGTCTCTACAGTGGTGAAGCTATGGGTTTCTGAAGGATTTCTGAATCCGATGAGCGGCAAGAGTTTGGAAACAGTTGCAAGAGAGTGCTTAAAGGAACTAGTTGATAGAAATCTAATTATTCTAGTTAATGAGTTGCGGTACTCAACACCGCATCATATATTTTGCAGTGCTTCATGCTCCCAGTTAACTGGGAGCATGAAGTACTGCAAAATACATGATTCTTTAAGAGACCTATGCTTGAGAGAAGCTGAAAATGAGAGGTTTTATCATGTGGTTGGGAGACATAGCCCCCTAGGCACATGTAGCCAACGCCGCCTCGTAGTTATTCCAAGAGGCACTTCAAAGGAGAAAGTCCGCAATGCCATGAAATCCACACCACATGCCCGTTCCTATATAAGTGATCATGAAAGAGTTCGAGGGTTGTCCAATTTAAGATTGTTGAGAACATTGAAAGCATACGAAAAGGTTGGATATGGAATATTTGGAGGACACAAGCATTCCGTAGGAGAAATGTTTGAGTTAGTTAATTTGCGGCTTCTTGTTGTTAAAGCTGATCGATGCCCCAAACTTCCTTCTTCAATCAGCCTCTTGTGGAGTCTACAGACTTTAATTGTTTATTGCAAAGGATCAGACGTAAAAGCACCGGTAGAAATTTGGAAGATGCCTCAACTTAGGCATGTTTATTTGGGGTTGTCTCTGGTAACGACGTTCACAGCGTTGCGTCTCCCGGATCCTCCCAGCGACAGCGTTGTGGTCATGGAGAATCTACAGACGCTCAAATGTGTGAGGAATTTCAAGTGTGATGAGGAGATGGTTGGTAGAATTCCAAACATCAGGAAATTGGGACTCGTTTATGATCGTAAGGGGATTGAGCCTCGCGGTGTCTGCAACATTGAATGTCTGCAAAAGCTAGAATCTTTTAGCTGCTATTGTTTTAGAAGGGATGATATATTGCAGAAGCTTACCTTTCCACACTCTCTTAGGAGTCTGACTCTGACTCTAGCGTATTATGGTAGCGTGGAGGATGTATTGGAAAAGGTAAGTATATTACCCCTTCTTCAGAAGCTCAAACTGGAATCTGGATGGTTCAGAACGGGCGAATGGGCAACAGTTGAAGGGCAGTTCCCCAGTCTCAAATTGTTGTCACTGTCATGGTGTAAGAATTTGGAAAACTGGATGATGGAGAGCTCCCACTTCCCATGCCTCGAGCACCTTCATCTTTCTTGGATAGATTTGAAGGAGATTCCTGCAGAAGTTGGTGAGATTCCGACGCTGAAATCCGTGAGGTTGGTTTGTTGCGAAGAATCATTGGTGAAGAGTGCGAAGAGAATGGTGGAGGAACAAGAGGAGTCACAAGGAGAAGTATCCATTAAAGTTTATGTTATGCTCGAGAAGAAGAGCAAAGAGCTGCAAAGCTTGGCAGATCCCAACTTTCAA GAATTTCTCGAGGGCTATCATTCTCCTTATGCCGACAGCGacgaagcagatcccttggagATTCGCATTGCAGATGCAGCTTATGCAGCTGAAGATGTGATCGACTCAATTCATTAA
- the LOC131018225 gene encoding probable disease resistance RPP8-like protein 4: MAYLEELIGRNMVQIKDISFDDCIKSCVMHDLVRDLSIKKAEEEIRFEILSADGKSVESSSHKPRHRDCIRGGSEIPFMETNRSALSEPPEFCTWLLLVVALLRSEKLLRCSSLVLIIQLPEGLPSSRGKSEPLYLEKRQKEVSICALIGLRYLSVRNTDIQYIPNWLPRLVNLEVLGIRGLVYIELSDILGKMHRLRCLYASSFYFGKPPEIYSLKFLQKLSYVNFYDSNIHKVLHMTNLSELGINLFRISDSWLLFNILEEMENLVHLKLKYCKTLNLDMLYSLRRITRLKLHGEIPLLPSVFPPNLSHLTLDWCPLKEDAVPLLQSLPKLSHLKLKSAYEGTEMVISRTGFPALKVLILHSLSRLESMLVEEGAMPELRRLEINRCSSLERLPEEMTRNLEEVKIVASKKIASMLQGEDSQKISSVAYVEIIGDSGTTDW, translated from the exons ATGGCTTATCTGGAAGAGCTGATCGGTCGAAACATGGTACAAATCAAGGACATATCCTTTGATGATTGTATAAAGAGTTGCGTTATGCACGATCTTGTCCGAGACCTATCCATAAAAAAAGCAGAGGAGGAAATAAGATTCGAGATCCTAAGCGCAGATGGCAAGTCCGTAGAATCTTCTTCACACAAGCCCCGCCATCGTGACTGCATCAGGGGAGGTTCAGAGATTCCATTTATGGAAACAAATAGGTCCGCAct ATCTGAGCCGCCGGAGTTCTGTACTTGGCTCCTGCTGGTGGTGGCTCTGCTGAGATCTGAGAAGCTGCTCCGTTGTTCATCCCTGGTCTTGATCATTcagctgccggaagggttgcCGAGTTcaaggggaaaatctgagcccctgt ATCTGGAGAAGAGACAGAAGGAAG TTTCAATATGTGCATTGATCGGATTGAGGTACCTGAGTGTGAGAAACACAGACATTCAGTATATCCCAAACTGGCTGCCTAGGCTCGTTAACCTCGAGGTTCTTGGTATACGAGGATTAGTGTACATCGAATTGTCAGACATTTTAGGAAAAATGCACCGTCTGCGCTGCCTGTATGCGTCCTCATTCTATTTCGGGAAGCCTCCGGAGATCTACAGTCTGAAATTTCTCCAGAAACTGAGCTATGTCAATTTCTACGATTCAAACATCCACAAAGTTTTACATATGACCAATCTTTCCGAGCTAGGCATAAATCTATTTCGAATCTCAGATTCATGGCTGCTATTCAATATACTTGAGGAGATGGAGAATCTCGTGCATCTCAAGTTGAAGTACTGTAAAACCCTAAATCTTGACATGCTTTACTCCCTGCGTCGCATCACGCGGCTAAAGCTTCATGGCGAGATTCCCCTTTTGCCCTCCGTCTTCCCTCCGAATCTCTCTCATCTGACTTTGGATTGGTGTCCACTCAAAGAAGACGCGGTGCCCTTGCTGCAGAGCCTGCCCAAGCTGTCGCACCTCAAGCTAAAAAGCGCGTATGAGGGCacggagatggtgatctcacgTACCGGATTTCCCGCGCTTAAAGTCCTCATTTTGCATTCTTTGAGCAGACTAGAGAGCATGCTAGTGGAGGAAGGTGCAATGCCGGAGCTCAGGCGGCTGGAGATCAACCGGTGCTCATCATTGGAGAGGCTGCCGGAAGAGATGACGAGGAACCTTGAAGAGGTGAAGATTGTGGCGAGCAAAAAGATTGCAAGTATGCTACAAGGTGAAGATTCCCAGAAGATCTCCAGTGTTGCTTATGTGGAAATAATTGGCGATTCAGGTACAACTGATTGGTGA